In Allocoprobacillus halotolerans, a genomic segment contains:
- a CDS encoding DUF3991 domain-containing protein gives MAKRFISKKDLARIKELDLLTYLKNYEPQELVKKSRNDYVTRTHGSLHISNGLWCWWAQNIGGRTALQYLIKVEGMEFLDAALYLKDLIDKQPPTKVIQQNRSSYHFRLPYRYENDNKIISYLVNERKLDKSIVDYCIKKKLIYESAHDHAVVFVGYDESHMPKFASTRSIDSDMKKTFQEVIKHTVSALKMSIIISCMSLNLL, from the coding sequence ATGGCAAAAAGATTCATCAGTAAAAAAGATCTCGCAAGAATCAAGGAGCTTGACCTTCTAACCTATCTCAAAAATTATGAACCGCAGGAACTTGTTAAAAAGAGCAGAAATGATTATGTGACTCGCACTCATGGTTCACTTCATATAAGCAATGGTCTATGGTGCTGGTGGGCACAGAACATTGGAGGACGAACTGCACTTCAATATCTCATTAAAGTAGAAGGTATGGAATTTTTAGATGCTGCATTATATCTAAAGGATCTGATTGATAAACAGCCTCCAACAAAAGTTATTCAACAAAATAGATCAAGCTATCATTTTCGTCTCCCCTATCGTTACGAAAATGACAACAAGATTATCAGCTATCTTGTCAATGAACGAAAGCTCGATAAGAGCATAGTAGATTATTGCATCAAGAAAAAACTCATCTATGAATCAGCACATGATCATGCTGTTGTATTTGTTGGATATGATGAAAGCCATATGCCTAAATTTGCAAGCACACGCTCAATAGATTCTGATATGAAAAAAACATTCCAGGAAGTAATAAAGCATACAGTTTCTGCATTAAAAATGAGCATAATCATCAGCTGCATGTCTTTGAATCTGCTATAG
- a CDS encoding plasmid mobilization protein, producing MAENRKRPHRVIIHLNDKELNSLNEKVQQTGYKREGYIRLLIAGYEPPSKPKKDFYDMIKQLRMIGNNLNQLCIIANKTGNIDYHKMRYALDDLHKNIVQIRTDVLLPRKAVDDGNN from the coding sequence ATGGCAGAAAACAGAAAAAGACCTCATCGAGTGATCATTCATCTTAATGACAAGGAATTGAATTCACTCAACGAAAAAGTACAGCAGACAGGTTATAAAAGAGAAGGATATATCCGTCTGCTCATTGCCGGTTATGAACCGCCATCAAAACCAAAGAAAGATTTTTATGATATGATAAAGCAACTGCGAATGATTGGAAACAATCTTAATCAGCTCTGCATCATAGCCAACAAAACTGGAAATATAGATTACCATAAAATGAGATATGCTCTAGATGATCTTCATAAAAATATTGTACAAATCAGAACTGATGTTCTTCTCCCTAGAAAGGCTGTTGATGATGGCAACAACTAA
- a CDS encoding DpnD/PcfM family protein — protein sequence MKKYLVEITETLQKQITVSANSREEAEQKVKERYKNEDIILNENDYVDTDFHVIKETRIMNHDER from the coding sequence ATGAAAAAATATCTTGTTGAAATTACTGAAACTTTGCAAAAACAGATTACTGTTTCGGCTAATTCCCGTGAAGAAGCTGAACAAAAAGTCAAGGAAAGATATAAAAATGAAGACATCATTTTAAACGAAAATGACTATGTTGATACAGATTTTCATGTCATAAAAGAAACAAGAATAATGAATCATGATGAGAGATAA
- a CDS encoding DUF3800 domain-containing protein: protein MILFVDETECKDYFIVAGLLTESKSKTDDAFKRFKKKVKNFPIPPKKKEKLFTEFKSVQLDKEYQKIKVCMLEHIDSLNYSVIYSVYKKDGNKFNQDIKERIYLQLLNNIVLNIDEQIDIIFDTFNKKDFEEKIINSIKLNHNVLSIIQQDSRLEFGLQFIDNICSVIRLHIDRKESTLYYLLSNYYEVN from the coding sequence ATGATATTATTTGTTGATGAAACAGAGTGCAAAGATTACTTTATAGTTGCTGGGTTGTTGACTGAATCAAAGTCAAAAACTGATGATGCTTTTAAAAGGTTTAAAAAGAAGGTAAAAAATTTCCCAATCCCTCCCAAGAAAAAGGAAAAACTGTTTACAGAATTTAAATCAGTTCAGTTGGATAAGGAATATCAGAAAATAAAAGTTTGTATGCTCGAACATATCGATTCTTTAAACTACTCTGTAATTTATAGCGTATATAAAAAAGATGGCAATAAATTTAATCAAGATATTAAAGAACGAATCTATTTACAACTTCTAAATAATATCGTTTTAAATATCGATGAACAAATAGATATTATTTTCGACACATTTAATAAAAAAGACTTTGAAGAAAAAATCATAAATTCTATCAAACTTAATCATAATGTTTTGTCAATTATCCAACAGGATTCTCGTTTAGAATTTGGATTGCAGTTTATAGATAATATATGTAGTGTTATTCGTCTTCATATAGATAGAAAAGAAAGTACACTGTATTATTTATTATCCAATTACTATGAAGTCAACTAA
- a CDS encoding PcfB family protein, with protein sequence MLKSGKELKVFAIRHKDLKTFCEEAKRYGVLYSVLKEKNNTDGICDIMVRAEDAAKISRIVDKYELATIDTNAIRNSILNERQNPLKDVPILNDKEHDDLVHKLMASTKNKEQKNRKENSDINPKKAWTEKTKDNPFEHISMQENTERPSVRAKLNEYKMSHKKSGRSKQRNKSKNKKTKER encoded by the coding sequence ATGTTAAAGTCTGGCAAAGAATTAAAAGTCTTTGCCATAAGACATAAGGATTTAAAAACTTTCTGTGAAGAAGCCAAACGTTATGGAGTTCTATATTCTGTGCTCAAAGAAAAAAACAACACTGATGGTATCTGTGACATCATGGTTCGTGCTGAAGATGCTGCGAAGATAAGCAGAATTGTTGACAAGTATGAATTAGCAACCATCGATACCAACGCTATTCGAAATTCAATCCTCAATGAAAGACAAAACCCACTGAAAGATGTTCCTATTCTCAATGACAAAGAACATGATGATCTTGTTCACAAGCTAATGGCTTCAACAAAAAACAAGGAACAGAAAAACAGAAAGGAAAACAGTGATATAAACCCGAAGAAAGCTTGGACAGAGAAAACAAAAGACAATCCGTTCGAGCATATCTCAATGCAAGAAAATACTGAACGTCCTTCTGTTCGAGCTAAACTCAATGAATACAAGATGTCGCATAAAAAATCAGGACGTTCAAAACAAAGAAACAAATCAAAAAATAAAAAAACAAAGGAGAGATAA
- a CDS encoding toprim domain-containing protein: protein MTILKGNKKDYLNNNYLSIDGATLIGKNIHDTEIPVALNHFLNNNEIISIFLHMDNDKAGKDTVKKIQYHLKNQYKIIDCSPQKYKDVNQELQTKVFHIDMER from the coding sequence ATGACGATTCTAAAAGGAAATAAAAAAGATTATCTTAACAATAATTACCTTTCCATAGATGGAGCAACCCTCATTGGAAAAAATATTCATGATACTGAAATACCTGTAGCTCTTAATCATTTTTTAAATAACAATGAAATCATTTCCATATTTCTTCATATGGATAATGATAAAGCTGGAAAGGATACTGTCAAAAAAATTCAATATCATTTAAAAAATCAGTATAAAATCATTGACTGCTCACCACAAAAATATAAAGATGTTAATCAAGAACTGCAGACCAAAGTATTTCATATTGACATGGAAAGATAA